A single region of the Hylaeus volcanicus isolate JK05 chromosome 5, UHH_iyHylVolc1.0_haploid, whole genome shotgun sequence genome encodes:
- the LOC128876316 gene encoding UPF0430 protein CG31712 isoform X1, translating into MGRSRSRTKSPSRRRHKSKHSRKRSKSREKHSNNKYSEKPKERSSKSRKRSHSASSSSGSDVSDDVHIVSHKKRSYRDRDRKMDEVERLAEMERQRKKKELSNKIFTTSAVGRQREVEQKMVEEEAAKRIEELVQKRVEEELEKRKEEIEAEVQRRVEEAKRAMERQMMEEMEWRQAKLREEEKRREEEERKKREELERIVEENNRKIEEAQKKLAEERLAMVEQQRLMEEERQRMRKEHEKRVKEEQKKILGKNNSRPKLSFSLKPVT; encoded by the exons ATGGGTCGCTCCAGATCAAGGACTAAATCTCCAAGTAGGAGGCGTCACAAAAGCAAACACTCGAGAAAACGTTCCAAATCGCGAGAGAAGCATTCTAACAATAAATACTCCGAAAAGCCAAAAGAGCGCAGTTCTAAGTCAag GAAACGGTCCCATTCTGCATCTTCTAGTTCAGGCTCGGATGTTTCAGACGATGTGCACATTGTCAGTCACAAGAAACGTTCGTATAGAGACAGGGATCGCAAAATGGATGAGGTAGAAAGATTAGCTGAAATGGAACGGCAAAG gaaaaagaaagaattatcGAACAAAATCTTCACCACGAGCGCAGTTGG ACGACAACGTGAAGTGGAGCAAAAGATGGTCGAAGAGGAGGCTGCCAAGCGTATTGAGGAGCTAGTGCAGAAGAGGGTGGAAGAAGAGCTAGAAAAGCGTAAGGAGGAAATAGAAGCTGAAGTACAAAGGAGGGTAGAAGAAGCGAAAAGGGCTATGGAGCGTCAAATGATGGAGGAAATGGAATGGAGACAAGCAAAACTTCGTGAGGAGGAAAAACGAAGAGAG GAGGAAGAGCGGAAGAAGCGCGAGGAACTAGAGAGGATCGTGGAGGAGAACaacagaaaaatagaagaagcCCAGAAGAAATTG GCTGAGGAAAGATTGGCCATGGTCGAACAACAACGTTTGATGGAAGAAGAGAGGCAAAGAATGAGGAAAGAACATGAAAAACGCGTGAAAGAGgagcaaaagaaaattctcggGAAGAACAACTCGAGGCCTAAATTGTCCTTTTCGCTAAAACCAGTTACGTGA
- the LOC128876316 gene encoding UPF0430 protein CG31712 isoform X2 has protein sequence MGRSRSRTKSPSRRRHKSKHSRKRSKSREKHSNNKYSEKPKERSSKSRKRSHSASSSSGSDVSDDVHIVSHKKRSYRDRDRKMDEVERLAEMERQRRQREVEQKMVEEEAAKRIEELVQKRVEEELEKRKEEIEAEVQRRVEEAKRAMERQMMEEMEWRQAKLREEEKRREEEERKKREELERIVEENNRKIEEAQKKLAEERLAMVEQQRLMEEERQRMRKEHEKRVKEEQKKILGKNNSRPKLSFSLKPVT, from the exons ATGGGTCGCTCCAGATCAAGGACTAAATCTCCAAGTAGGAGGCGTCACAAAAGCAAACACTCGAGAAAACGTTCCAAATCGCGAGAGAAGCATTCTAACAATAAATACTCCGAAAAGCCAAAAGAGCGCAGTTCTAAGTCAag GAAACGGTCCCATTCTGCATCTTCTAGTTCAGGCTCGGATGTTTCAGACGATGTGCACATTGTCAGTCACAAGAAACGTTCGTATAGAGACAGGGATCGCAAAATGGATGAGGTAGAAAGATTAGCTGAAATGGAACGGCAAAG ACGACAACGTGAAGTGGAGCAAAAGATGGTCGAAGAGGAGGCTGCCAAGCGTATTGAGGAGCTAGTGCAGAAGAGGGTGGAAGAAGAGCTAGAAAAGCGTAAGGAGGAAATAGAAGCTGAAGTACAAAGGAGGGTAGAAGAAGCGAAAAGGGCTATGGAGCGTCAAATGATGGAGGAAATGGAATGGAGACAAGCAAAACTTCGTGAGGAGGAAAAACGAAGAGAG GAGGAAGAGCGGAAGAAGCGCGAGGAACTAGAGAGGATCGTGGAGGAGAACaacagaaaaatagaagaagcCCAGAAGAAATTG GCTGAGGAAAGATTGGCCATGGTCGAACAACAACGTTTGATGGAAGAAGAGAGGCAAAGAATGAGGAAAGAACATGAAAAACGCGTGAAAGAGgagcaaaagaaaattctcggGAAGAACAACTCGAGGCCTAAATTGTCCTTTTCGCTAAAACCAGTTACGTGA